A section of the Paenibacillus yonginensis genome encodes:
- the nagZ gene encoding beta-N-acetylhexosaminidase, with translation MTYPKAVLLLAALSMGLLAGGCARSGGQQAESVQSPAPTASTAGAGPSTPASPASSAAVPNVSEQPSEAPGKPEDPVQAQLDNMTLNEKIGQMVIVGLDGTELQADARKMIETYKVGGFILYKPNITNANQTLTFLNQLKKANKPNPAALWLSTDQEGGRVSRMPEPYLKIPTAKDIGQKNSTAYATGIGQALGEEIKSVGFNLDFAPVMDINSNPNNPVIGDRSYGADADAVIKNGTAVLKGLQSEGIAAVIKHFPGHGDTSVDSHLELPVVNKSLKQLEAFELLPFQAAVKQGTDMVMVAHLLIPKIDPDYPASLSKQMITGLLRDKLGFDGVVITDDLTMGGIVKHYGIAEAAVRSIQAGSDIVLVGHDTDRETAVIEALRKAAGSGKLAEQEIDQHVYRILKLKQKYKLSDNAVSTVDVSAVNADVKKLLNP, from the coding sequence ATGACTTATCCGAAAGCGGTTCTCCTGCTGGCCGCATTGTCTATGGGGTTATTGGCCGGAGGCTGCGCCAGATCAGGAGGCCAGCAAGCTGAATCTGTACAATCGCCAGCACCAACGGCGTCTACAGCAGGGGCTGGTCCGTCCACTCCTGCTTCACCAGCATCTTCTGCGGCGGTGCCCAACGTCTCTGAGCAACCGTCCGAAGCCCCTGGCAAACCGGAAGATCCGGTACAAGCCCAGCTGGACAACATGACCCTGAATGAGAAAATCGGCCAGATGGTGATCGTCGGCCTCGACGGAACTGAGCTGCAGGCAGACGCCAGGAAAATGATCGAAACCTACAAGGTTGGCGGATTTATTTTGTATAAACCCAACATTACAAACGCCAATCAAACTTTGACTTTCCTTAACCAGCTCAAGAAAGCAAACAAACCGAATCCAGCCGCGCTTTGGCTCAGCACCGACCAGGAAGGCGGGCGGGTCAGCCGCATGCCGGAGCCTTATCTTAAAATCCCGACGGCCAAGGACATCGGGCAAAAGAACAGCACCGCTTATGCGACCGGCATCGGTCAAGCGCTCGGCGAAGAGATTAAATCAGTCGGATTTAATCTCGATTTCGCGCCTGTGATGGACATCAACAGCAACCCCAATAACCCGGTTATCGGGGACCGGTCTTATGGAGCGGACGCGGATGCAGTCATCAAAAACGGAACCGCTGTGCTTAAAGGCCTCCAATCCGAAGGCATTGCCGCGGTAATCAAACATTTTCCCGGACATGGTGATACTTCGGTGGATTCCCATCTGGAGCTGCCTGTTGTGAACAAATCCCTGAAACAGCTCGAAGCCTTTGAGCTGCTGCCTTTTCAGGCCGCTGTAAAGCAGGGAACGGACATGGTGATGGTCGCTCACCTGCTGATCCCTAAAATTGACCCTGACTATCCCGCTTCCTTGTCCAAACAGATGATCACCGGTTTGCTGCGGGACAAACTGGGTTTCGACGGCGTAGTTATTACCGATGATTTGACCATGGGCGGCATTGTCAAACATTACGGGATCGCCGAAGCGGCGGTCAGGTCTATTCAAGCCGGCAGCGATATCGTGCTCGTCGGACATGATACAGATCGCGAAACCGCTGTAATTGAAGCGCTGCGGAAGGCCGCAGGCAGCGGCAAGCTTGCCGAGCAGGAAATAGACCAGCACGTCTACCGCATCCTGAAGCTCAAGCAGAAATATAAGCTGAGCGACAACGCCGTCTCCACCGTGGACGTCAGCGCAGTCAATGCCGATGTCAAAAAGCTGCTGAATCCGTAA
- a CDS encoding GNAT family N-acetyltransferase, whose amino-acid sequence MYTITEMSIEDYEGAYRLWEITPGMGLSSADSRTAIASFLSRNEGLSYVCRQGEQVVGTVLCGHDGRRGFLYHVAVDQKHRGQALAGQLVARSLSGLKEQGIEKCHLMVIQDNEVGKHFWSKTGWQLRDQILFYSHHT is encoded by the coding sequence ATGTACACGATAACGGAAATGTCGATAGAGGATTATGAGGGAGCTTACCGTCTATGGGAGATTACGCCGGGGATGGGGCTCAGCTCGGCTGATTCCAGGACAGCGATCGCTTCTTTTTTAAGCCGGAATGAAGGATTAAGTTATGTCTGCAGGCAGGGTGAACAAGTTGTCGGCACGGTACTGTGCGGTCATGACGGCAGGAGAGGGTTCCTCTACCATGTTGCGGTAGACCAGAAGCACAGGGGGCAGGCGCTGGCTGGGCAGCTAGTGGCCAGGAGCTTGTCCGGACTGAAAGAGCAGGGCATTGAGAAATGCCACCTGATGGTGATTCAAGACAACGAAGTGGGGAAACACTTCTGGTCGAAGACAGGCTGGCAGTTAAGGGATCAAATTTTGTTTTATTCGCATCATACCTAA
- a CDS encoding multidrug effflux MFS transporter: MLSAIGPFSLDMYLPALPKMAGELHTGTSAVQLSLTFCMLGLALGQLLAGPLSDTMGRRKPLIAAMALYAVSSLLCAFSPTITVLVILRFIQGLSGAAGIVISRAVVRDLFSGKELTRFFSQLMLINGAAPIVAPVLGGQFLRFMSWKGVFVFLFILGLVLLLAVLLGLPETLPKQRRHSGGLSSTLRTFGQFGKDRLFVGYVLSMGLVSAGMFSYISGSSFVLQNLYSVSAQSYSLIFALNGLGIIVASQVTGRLALTQDVRKLFVIGLGIALAGSVGLLLTILLDGGLLAVICCLFLIVSSVGVVSTTSTSLALQNAGAAAGSASALLGLLQFVFGAAASPLTGLGGSATAVPMALTIFTAEVLAVLSCIVLIRGRKAKNR, encoded by the coding sequence ATGCTTTCGGCGATCGGTCCTTTTTCACTGGATATGTATTTGCCAGCGCTGCCGAAAATGGCTGGAGAGCTGCATACCGGGACTTCGGCTGTGCAGCTTAGCCTGACATTCTGCATGCTGGGGCTGGCGCTTGGACAGCTGCTGGCGGGTCCGCTCAGCGACACGATGGGGCGCCGCAAGCCTTTGATTGCCGCGATGGCTCTTTATGCTGTGTCTTCGCTGCTTTGCGCGTTTAGCCCCACTATTACCGTTCTCGTTATTCTTCGGTTTATTCAGGGACTTTCAGGTGCAGCCGGGATTGTTATTTCCCGTGCCGTGGTACGTGATTTATTTTCAGGCAAAGAGCTGACGAGATTCTTCTCCCAGTTGATGCTGATCAACGGGGCAGCTCCGATTGTAGCTCCGGTGCTGGGAGGGCAATTTTTGAGATTTATGTCCTGGAAAGGCGTGTTTGTTTTCTTGTTTATCTTGGGACTTGTGCTGCTGCTGGCCGTCCTGCTGGGTCTGCCGGAGACGCTGCCGAAGCAGCGGCGCCACAGCGGCGGCTTGTCCAGCACGCTCCGGACCTTTGGACAATTCGGCAAAGACCGTTTGTTTGTCGGCTATGTGCTGTCCATGGGGCTGGTGTCTGCGGGCATGTTCTCATATATTTCCGGTTCTTCGTTTGTGCTGCAGAACCTGTACAGCGTATCTGCTCAAAGCTACAGTTTGATCTTTGCCCTAAACGGATTGGGAATTATCGTGGCATCCCAGGTTACCGGCCGGCTGGCTTTAACCCAAGATGTCCGCAAACTGTTTGTTATCGGACTGGGGATTGCTTTGGCGGGAAGCGTCGGTTTGCTGCTCACCATTTTGCTGGACGGCGGGCTTCTTGCCGTGATCTGCTGTTTGTTCCTCATTGTATCGAGCGTCGGGGTTGTCAGCACAACGTCCACTTCATTGGCGCTGCAAAATGCAGGGGCGGCAGCCGGCAGCGCATCCGCACTCCTTGGTCTTCTCCAGTTCGTATTCGGTGCGGCAGCTTCGCCGCTTACGGGACTTGGCGGCAGTGCAACGGCGGTACCTATGGCATTGACGATCTTCACTGCCGAGGTCTTGGCCGTATTGAGCTGCATCGTGCTGATTCGAGGGCGGAAAGCGAAGAATAGATAA
- a CDS encoding permease, with protein sequence MKTFLQLNTIFLSMIMEAIPFVLLGVIVSGVIQIFLKETTIARIMPRNRVWSTLLGCGLGICFPACECGIVPITNRLLRKGVPLHAGIAFMLTGPIINPVVLFATYIAFGNDWRMAAIRAGMSIVVAFVVAVVLSMLFPVLPFRTGNQALSGSEGLVAATSEAPSGPAPKIPLRRELMMVMEHAIEEFFSVGKYLVIGAFIAASMQTFLPTSTLLHLGSNPVTASLVMIVLAFVMSLCSEADAFIASSFRSTFSTGALSAFLVFGPMVDIKNTLMLLGVFKGRFVAVLIGLVAVCTLLSSLVVGRLFG encoded by the coding sequence ATGAAAACCTTTTTGCAGCTGAATACTATTTTTCTCAGCATGATCATGGAAGCTATTCCGTTTGTACTGCTTGGCGTTATTGTTTCGGGTGTGATTCAAATTTTCTTAAAGGAAACGACAATCGCCCGGATTATGCCTAGAAACCGTGTTTGGTCCACCCTGCTTGGCTGCGGACTCGGCATCTGCTTTCCCGCCTGCGAATGCGGGATTGTCCCGATCACGAACCGGCTCCTGCGCAAAGGCGTTCCTCTGCATGCCGGAATTGCTTTTATGCTGACAGGTCCGATCATTAACCCGGTTGTGCTGTTTGCTACTTATATCGCTTTCGGAAATGATTGGAGGATGGCGGCAATCCGGGCGGGCATGTCGATTGTTGTTGCCTTTGTTGTAGCGGTTGTTCTGTCGATGCTGTTCCCTGTTCTTCCGTTCCGGACTGGAAATCAGGCGCTGTCCGGAAGTGAAGGCCTGGTGGCTGCCACTTCTGAAGCTCCATCCGGCCCAGCTCCGAAGATTCCGCTGCGCCGCGAGCTGATGATGGTGATGGAGCATGCGATTGAGGAATTTTTCTCCGTCGGTAAATATTTGGTGATCGGTGCTTTTATTGCGGCCAGCATGCAAACCTTTCTTCCGACCTCGACCCTGCTCCATTTGGGAAGCAATCCGGTGACAGCGTCGCTGGTCATGATTGTGTTGGCTTTTGTTATGTCGCTCTGCTCGGAAGCCGACGCATTTATCGCTTCGTCGTTCCGCAGCACGTTCTCGACGGGGGCTTTATCCGCTTTCCTTGTATTTGGACCTATGGTTGATATTAAAAACACTTTGATGCTGCTTGGCGTATTCAAAGGCAGATTTGTAGCGGTACTTATCGGTCTGGTGGCGGTTTGTACGCTTCTGTCGTCGCTGGTGGTGGGGAGGTTGTTTGGATGA
- a CDS encoding TIGR03943 family putative permease subunit, producing MTRLYVLLGFIFLFVQLHLSGNLNKYVNLKYAYLSVSAIVLLSLLAVFEFTRLVIRERRQRGLAEQELVHPHHAHSHEHSHAHNHEYTGVLESNAELLQGFDHGHAHGPSTRWGKRLAYLVLVVPILTGVLLPVATLDSSFVKAKGFSFPSVQDTPDNPGFHQFLKPDTSVFYGKDSYTKISRKELGEFSGLSSVDLTDKTYLKGMEAIYNFPDPFMGKTISFNGFIYKGEQVSDHEYFVFRFGFIHCVADSGVFGMLVDFPEGTELEDDQWVHVSGKLNTEWYQPFKQTIPVLKADKWEKIDAPEDPYVYRIF from the coding sequence ATGACCCGGTTATATGTGCTGCTGGGATTTATTTTTTTGTTTGTGCAGCTTCATCTAAGCGGCAACCTGAACAAATATGTCAATCTGAAATATGCTTATTTATCCGTAAGTGCAATTGTGTTATTATCCCTGCTGGCCGTCTTTGAATTTACAAGGCTGGTGATCCGGGAACGCCGTCAGCGCGGGCTGGCTGAACAGGAGCTGGTCCATCCACATCACGCGCATAGTCACGAGCACAGCCATGCACACAATCACGAATATACGGGTGTCCTCGAATCCAATGCGGAGCTTTTGCAGGGATTTGATCACGGGCACGCGCACGGCCCTTCCACCCGCTGGGGGAAGAGGCTGGCGTACCTGGTGCTGGTCGTTCCGATCCTGACGGGCGTGCTGCTTCCGGTGGCTACCCTGGATTCCAGCTTTGTCAAAGCGAAAGGGTTCTCATTTCCTTCCGTTCAGGATACGCCGGACAACCCCGGCTTTCACCAGTTCCTGAAGCCGGACACCAGCGTGTTCTACGGCAAAGACAGCTATACGAAGATCTCCCGCAAGGAGCTGGGGGAATTCAGCGGATTAAGTTCCGTAGACTTGACGGACAAAACTTATTTGAAAGGCATGGAAGCCATTTATAATTTCCCGGATCCATTTATGGGGAAGACGATATCCTTCAACGGGTTTATTTATAAAGGCGAGCAGGTCAGCGATCACGAATATTTTGTGTTTCGGTTCGGCTTTATTCACTGCGTGGCGGATTCCGGCGTGTTCGGCATGCTCGTTGACTTCCCGGAAGGGACGGAGCTTGAGGACGACCAGTGGGTGCATGTCTCCGGCAAGCTGAATACGGAATGGTATCAGCCCTTCAAACAGACTATTCCGGTGCTGAAGGCCGACAAGTGGGAGAAGATTGATGCGCCGGAGGATCCTTACGTATACCGCATTTTTTAA
- a CDS encoding LTA synthase family protein, whose protein sequence is MNKLSFRPLTTRPVLYSVVLLLLKLLLLRYFLFRDIMWSKVGADLFALWLLLAVFELLIPAKWGKYVYFGLNALVSLILFASTLYYAHFGSVPTYTALQQLHQVLQIKASVQSTIRPEYYLYFLDLPILLIVWLVRRRKAAPAARKSVVWRAGVLVTAIACFFLSERSIQNSDSIVNEIVQVEHLGFMDYQVAAAIKTSKEDALIRNGNIEDTVKKIHDLQSTYVYNDKTGGGAVSVTPAHFGAAKGKNLIVIQMEAFQNFPINLKIGGQEVTPNLNKLIGSSYYFPYVYQQIGQGNTSDAEFMSNTSIYPTGTIPMSTGFGDRALPSLPRLLENHGYEADTFHVNDVTFWDRIKLYPALHFDHYFDKPYYNNDHFNDFGASDEELYRVAVNHMKEIADSGKPFYTQLITVSSHFPFKVPEDRKKIQMPDSLKDTQLGDYLTAVNYTDYAVGTLIERLKQEGLWDNSVLVLYGDHFGLQPDQNDPQWVESQLGIKYDSRVSRFNIPFIIHLPGEQQGQVVDQVGGQLDMMPTIANLLGVSLQQEQFTAFGHDLLNIDHNVFGMRYYLPTGSFFNDDVLFVSGTGFDDGTAISLKTLEPVTDFEKYRKDYDYILKLMGLSDEYVKLLPKREPGNE, encoded by the coding sequence ATGAACAAGCTTTCATTCAGACCTTTAACCACGCGGCCGGTCTTGTACAGCGTAGTGCTGCTGCTCTTAAAGCTGCTGCTCCTGCGTTACTTCTTATTCCGCGACATTATGTGGAGCAAGGTGGGCGCCGACCTGTTTGCGCTCTGGCTTCTGCTTGCCGTGTTTGAACTCCTTATTCCGGCCAAGTGGGGCAAATACGTATACTTCGGATTAAACGCGCTTGTTTCCCTCATATTGTTCGCTTCAACGCTGTATTATGCGCATTTTGGATCGGTTCCGACTTATACGGCGCTTCAGCAGCTGCATCAAGTGCTGCAAATCAAAGCCAGTGTACAGTCAACCATCCGGCCGGAATATTATCTCTACTTCCTGGATCTGCCGATCCTGCTGATCGTTTGGCTGGTTCGGCGCAGAAAGGCGGCGCCTGCCGCACGCAAAAGCGTCGTTTGGAGAGCCGGGGTACTGGTCACCGCGATCGCCTGTTTTTTCCTGTCGGAACGAAGCATACAAAACAGCGACTCGATCGTCAATGAAATCGTGCAGGTTGAGCATTTGGGATTTATGGATTATCAGGTGGCGGCAGCGATCAAAACGAGCAAGGAAGATGCCTTGATCCGCAACGGGAACATTGAGGATACGGTCAAAAAGATTCATGATCTCCAGAGCACCTATGTCTATAATGATAAAACCGGCGGAGGAGCGGTTTCCGTTACCCCTGCTCATTTTGGTGCTGCCAAAGGCAAAAATCTGATTGTGATCCAGATGGAAGCCTTTCAGAATTTCCCGATCAACCTGAAAATAGGAGGTCAGGAGGTTACGCCCAACCTGAACAAGCTGATCGGCTCAAGCTATTATTTCCCTTATGTGTACCAGCAGATCGGGCAGGGCAATACGTCGGACGCTGAATTTATGTCCAATACCTCGATCTATCCGACAGGCACGATTCCGATGTCTACCGGCTTCGGGGACCGGGCATTGCCAAGCCTGCCGCGTCTGTTGGAGAACCATGGTTATGAAGCTGATACCTTCCACGTTAATGATGTTACATTCTGGGATCGGATCAAGCTTTATCCGGCTTTGCATTTTGACCATTATTTCGACAAGCCTTATTACAATAACGATCACTTTAATGATTTTGGCGCCTCCGATGAAGAGCTGTATCGGGTTGCGGTGAACCATATGAAAGAAATCGCCGACAGCGGCAAACCTTTCTATACCCAGCTGATTACGGTTTCCAGCCATTTTCCGTTTAAAGTGCCGGAGGACCGCAAGAAAATCCAGATGCCGGATTCGCTGAAGGATACGCAGCTTGGCGATTATCTTACAGCTGTGAATTATACGGACTATGCTGTTGGGACGTTGATCGAAAGGCTTAAGCAGGAGGGGCTGTGGGACAATTCGGTGCTGGTGCTCTATGGCGATCATTTCGGTCTCCAGCCGGACCAGAATGATCCGCAGTGGGTCGAATCCCAGCTCGGCATCAAATACGACTCCAGAGTCTCGCGATTTAATATTCCTTTTATCATTCATTTGCCGGGAGAACAGCAGGGGCAGGTGGTCGATCAGGTTGGCGGACAGCTGGATATGATGCCGACGATCGCGAATCTGCTCGGCGTTTCGCTGCAGCAGGAGCAGTTTACGGCGTTTGGGCACGACCTGCTTAACATTGACCACAACGTGTTTGGCATGCGCTATTATCTGCCGACCGGTTCGTTCTTTAACGATGACGTTCTGTTCGTATCCGGGACCGGCTTTGACGACGGTACGGCGATTTCTCTCAAGACGCTGGAGCCTGTAACGGACTTTGAGAAATACCGCAAGGATTATGATTATATTCTCAAGCTGATGGGCTTGTCGGATGAATATGTGAAGCTCTTGCCGAAACGTGAGCCGGGGAACGAATAG
- a CDS encoding Ger(x)C family spore germination protein, with translation MIGLLRLFTMLLVMVILLTGCWSKAELNEGLFIDGIYLDKGQKEGEVQLSVSTFITAKLKEGEASGEPFAVITKSGDNIPDAFSSIQKDLTRQIDFSHVQIVLVSEEYAKLGLGEMFDWFKREPGIELNTYILSVEGKAKDIAQMTPITEQLPADVFKRFSVQNYMLNSTVKQCLIASESGMGFAMTALKYGDKKVASENGETERWAGIKGVDVFGDRALKGELNIDQGRAISWGLGKFRHQVYTVNWDEGRSKASVLLTRLRAKLIYKGEDEDGPLFKIVLKGRGNLRSSVESNAIILALLEKKVIKDMEKALANTKEWGADVLNLGMLMEWNSPKQWESCKDWWAEVYRSKAKFEIGANIAITNQGSMR, from the coding sequence ATGATTGGTCTGCTGCGATTATTTACGATGTTGTTGGTGATGGTTATACTGCTCACCGGCTGCTGGTCCAAAGCCGAGCTTAACGAAGGGTTGTTTATTGACGGCATTTATTTGGATAAAGGGCAGAAGGAGGGGGAAGTTCAGCTCTCTGTCAGCACTTTTATAACGGCAAAGCTGAAGGAAGGAGAAGCGAGCGGCGAACCCTTTGCCGTTATAACCAAATCAGGCGATAACATCCCGGATGCTTTTTCATCAATTCAGAAGGATTTGACACGACAGATCGATTTCAGTCATGTGCAGATCGTGCTGGTATCCGAGGAATATGCCAAGCTGGGCCTTGGCGAGATGTTCGACTGGTTCAAACGCGAGCCCGGAATTGAGCTTAATACCTATATTTTATCTGTTGAGGGAAAGGCCAAAGATATTGCTCAGATGACGCCGATCACCGAACAGCTCCCAGCGGACGTATTCAAACGTTTCTCTGTTCAAAACTACATGCTGAATTCGACGGTCAAACAGTGTCTGATCGCTTCGGAATCGGGGATGGGCTTTGCAATGACCGCCCTGAAATACGGGGATAAGAAGGTAGCAAGCGAAAATGGGGAAACGGAACGCTGGGCAGGGATTAAAGGGGTGGATGTATTCGGAGACCGAGCCTTGAAAGGGGAACTGAACATCGATCAAGGCCGGGCGATTTCCTGGGGCTTGGGCAAGTTCAGACACCAGGTCTATACGGTAAACTGGGACGAAGGAAGGAGTAAAGCAAGCGTGTTATTAACCCGCCTTCGCGCGAAGTTGATATATAAAGGGGAAGATGAGGACGGTCCCCTCTTCAAGATTGTTCTGAAAGGCAGAGGCAACCTGCGATCGAGTGTGGAGTCGAACGCAATTATTCTGGCTCTGCTGGAGAAGAAAGTCATCAAGGATATGGAGAAAGCTTTGGCCAACACGAAGGAGTGGGGGGCAGATGTGCTGAATTTAGGGATGCTGATGGAATGGAACAGCCCGAAGCAGTGGGAGTCTTGCAAAGATTGGTGGGCGGAGGTTTACCGGAGCAAAGCCAAATTTGAGATCGGCGCCAACATTGCAATAACGAACCAGGGATCCATGCGATAG
- a CDS encoding GerAB/ArcD/ProY family transporter, protein MQTTSWQLFRFAYVFLYSQSAIFLVPNLIASSGYQGWIAVLGGFALSVAVLWCTYSVGKLGKDKPWYMFGQQVVGKWMHKGFLFLVFGWLIYYAALELENFSKFFGSIYMRETPGWAIVLIVAAAVLYTSRLGFTTLVYMSEGIFLITVPVIAILVGLFFPQADFRMLPALIHYHNPGLAFRDSVTVAAWLAEWVTFLYIAPDFKFERKVFRNLFWAEILTAVSLLLGWLFILLNFRPYLGGQVEYPYMELIRGTSKAGMTGNMDSIFIAIWAASMFIHNSFLIYAASKTARQLFGLKKIKGVTPFVLGLAVLIACLYARNPVVFAEHYNSIWLAHLWIGLESIPAIYYAVSLLRWKKFWGSGVKAKQQASEGS, encoded by the coding sequence ATGCAGACAACATCCTGGCAGCTGTTCAGGTTTGCTTATGTGTTTCTCTATTCGCAGTCCGCGATTTTCCTCGTTCCCAATTTGATTGCCTCTTCAGGTTACCAAGGCTGGATAGCTGTTCTCGGCGGCTTTGCTCTCAGTGTTGCTGTTCTCTGGTGCACTTATAGTGTTGGCAAGCTGGGCAAAGATAAACCCTGGTACATGTTCGGCCAGCAGGTGGTAGGAAAGTGGATGCATAAAGGATTTCTGTTTCTTGTGTTTGGCTGGCTGATTTATTATGCGGCGCTGGAGCTTGAGAACTTCAGTAAATTTTTTGGCTCGATCTATATGAGAGAGACACCTGGATGGGCGATTGTTCTTATTGTGGCTGCTGCCGTCCTCTATACCTCACGTTTAGGTTTTACCACGCTGGTTTATATGTCGGAAGGGATTTTCCTGATTACCGTTCCGGTTATTGCGATCCTTGTCGGTTTGTTTTTTCCGCAGGCCGATTTCCGGATGCTCCCGGCGCTGATTCACTACCACAATCCCGGACTGGCATTTAGAGATTCGGTGACCGTGGCCGCTTGGCTGGCGGAATGGGTAACTTTTCTGTATATAGCACCGGACTTCAAGTTTGAAAGGAAAGTCTTCAGGAATTTATTTTGGGCCGAAATTCTGACGGCTGTGTCGCTTCTGCTCGGCTGGCTGTTTATTCTTCTCAATTTCCGGCCTTATTTGGGGGGACAGGTGGAGTATCCTTATATGGAGCTGATCCGAGGCACTTCCAAAGCCGGAATGACCGGCAATATGGACAGCATCTTCATTGCGATCTGGGCGGCTTCGATGTTTATCCATAACTCTTTTTTGATTTATGCCGCTTCAAAAACCGCCCGCCAGCTGTTTGGTTTAAAAAAAATAAAGGGAGTAACTCCATTTGTGCTGGGCTTGGCCGTTCTGATTGCTTGTCTTTATGCGCGCAACCCGGTCGTCTTTGCCGAACACTATAATTCGATATGGCTCGCGCATCTCTGGATCGGGTTAGAATCTATTCCGGCCATTTATTACGCAGTTTCCCTGCTCCGCTGGAAGAAGTTCTGGGGGAGCGGCGTCAAGGCTAAACAGCAGGCTTCTGAAGGCTCGTAG
- a CDS encoding heme-degrading domain-containing protein, with translation MEDYTALLDELLRQEQELQFTQFSNNTAVRLGNLILDKAFAEGKQITVDIRKNGMLLFHAKMNDNGLGNDRWIARKINVVHHYEHSSYYIHVRMKAGNTTIQDSDFIDPMEYAAEGGSFPILIRNVGMVGTITVSGLQGHEDHEMVVASLQKLLNV, from the coding sequence ATGGAAGATTACACAGCGCTGTTAGACGAGCTTCTCCGTCAGGAGCAGGAGCTGCAGTTTACCCAATTCAGCAACAACACGGCAGTTCGATTAGGGAATCTGATTCTGGACAAGGCCTTTGCCGAAGGCAAACAAATTACAGTCGATATCCGCAAGAATGGCATGCTTCTGTTTCATGCCAAAATGAATGACAACGGTTTAGGCAACGACCGGTGGATCGCGCGCAAAATCAATGTCGTTCATCATTACGAACACAGCTCCTATTACATACACGTCCGGATGAAGGCGGGAAATACAACGATCCAGGACAGCGATTTTATCGACCCTATGGAATATGCGGCAGAAGGTGGGAGCTTCCCGATCCTGATTAGAAATGTGGGGATGGTCGGCACGATCACCGTTTCTGGCCTGCAGGGCCATGAAGACCATGAGATGGTCGTAGCTTCGCTGCAAAA